A single Deinococcus reticulitermitis DNA region contains:
- a CDS encoding DUF485 domain-containing protein, translating to MSVSSSSAPAVRNSAYQQLVAQRNSFTITMTLTFLVLFFLLPVLAGYNKPLMASKVLGNITFGYVLAFLEFVMGWVMAAIYVSRARTFDRLALEAQGLGQTGVGRTGMGGVR from the coding sequence ATGTCGGTGTCCAGCTCTTCGGCCCCTGCGGTGCGCAACAGCGCGTATCAGCAGCTTGTCGCTCAGCGCAACAGTTTCACGATCACCATGACGCTGACTTTCTTGGTGCTGTTTTTCTTGCTGCCGGTCCTGGCGGGCTACAACAAGCCGCTGATGGCGAGCAAGGTCTTGGGCAATATCACCTTCGGGTATGTCCTGGCCTTCCTCGAATTCGTGATGGGCTGGGTGATGGCCGCGATCTATGTGAGCCGCGCCCGCACCTTCGACCGGCTCGCGCTTGAGGCGCAGGGCCTCGGCCAGACCGGGGTGGGCCGGACTGGAATGGGAGGTGTAAGGTGA
- a CDS encoding solute symporter family protein yields MTFLLAAIIVAVTLGVTFWASGRNTSAGDFYVAGGRISANQNGIAIAGDYMSAASFLGITGLIALNGYDGFMYSVGWFIAYLTVLFIVAEPLRNLGKYTLADMLVYRLKDPKVRFYAAFSTITVSTFYMIAQVVGAGALISLLSGGLISPTLAIPLVGVLMIIYVVIGGMLATTWVQIIKALLLMFATIVMTFLILTRFGFSFSALLGQVEARNGAEFLGSGVRFKNPIDLISLCLALVLGTAGLPHILVRFFTVPTAQDARKSVVVAMVLIGAFYVMTAFMGNAANVLVGRDTIVEANAAGNMAAPLLAQALGGGAGTLGGEFGLAFVTAVAFATILAVVAGLTISASTSFTHDIYNGVLRGGQASEADQFRVARLATVAVGIVAILLGLIARNQNVAFLVALAFAIAASANLPVILFTLFWRRFNANGAVWGIVGGLSVTLLLIALSPNIMGIDPPEKTTARRPIQAQAIFPLENPGIVSIPAGFALAALGTLLGRRREDDERNFEEMQYRAYTGAGVDGTVAAHD; encoded by the coding sequence GTGACTTTTCTTCTCGCTGCGATCATCGTCGCGGTCACGCTCGGGGTGACCTTCTGGGCGTCGGGGCGCAACACCTCTGCCGGGGATTTCTACGTGGCCGGCGGGCGCATCAGCGCCAATCAGAACGGCATCGCCATCGCCGGGGACTACATGTCGGCGGCCTCGTTCCTGGGCATCACGGGCCTGATCGCCCTGAACGGCTATGACGGCTTCATGTACTCGGTGGGCTGGTTCATCGCCTACCTCACGGTGCTGTTTATCGTCGCCGAGCCGCTGCGTAACCTCGGCAAGTACACGCTCGCCGACATGCTCGTCTACCGCCTCAAGGATCCCAAGGTCCGCTTCTACGCGGCGTTTTCGACCATCACGGTGTCCACCTTCTACATGATCGCGCAGGTGGTGGGGGCCGGCGCGCTGATCTCGCTGCTCTCGGGCGGGCTGATCTCGCCGACGCTGGCGATTCCGCTCGTCGGCGTGCTGATGATCATTTATGTGGTGATCGGCGGCATGCTCGCAACGACCTGGGTGCAGATCATCAAGGCGCTGCTGCTGATGTTTGCGACCATCGTGATGACCTTCCTGATCCTGACGCGTTTCGGCTTCTCCTTCAGCGCCCTGCTCGGCCAGGTGGAGGCCCGCAACGGCGCCGAATTCCTGGGCTCGGGAGTGAGGTTCAAAAACCCCATCGACCTGATCTCGCTGTGCCTCGCGCTCGTGCTCGGCACCGCCGGGCTGCCGCACATCCTGGTGCGCTTCTTCACCGTGCCGACCGCCCAGGACGCCCGCAAGAGCGTGGTCGTGGCGATGGTCCTGATCGGGGCCTTTTACGTGATGACCGCCTTCATGGGCAACGCCGCCAACGTGCTCGTCGGGCGCGACACCATCGTCGAGGCCAACGCCGCCGGCAACATGGCCGCGCCGCTGCTCGCGCAGGCGCTCGGTGGGGGCGCCGGCACCCTCGGCGGCGAGTTCGGGCTCGCGTTCGTGACCGCCGTGGCCTTCGCCACCATCCTCGCGGTCGTCGCGGGCCTCACCATCAGCGCGAGCACCTCGTTTACCCACGACATCTACAACGGCGTGCTGCGCGGCGGCCAGGCGAGCGAGGCCGATCAGTTCCGCGTCGCGCGGCTCGCGACGGTGGCGGTGGGCATCGTGGCGATCCTGCTCGGCCTGATCGCCCGTAACCAGAACGTGGCGTTCCTCGTCGCGCTCGCTTTCGCCATCGCGGCGTCGGCCAACCTCCCGGTGATTCTCTTCACGCTGTTCTGGCGGCGCTTCAACGCCAACGGCGCGGTGTGGGGGATCGTGGGCGGCCTGAGCGTCACCCTGCTCCTGATCGCGCTGAGCCCCAACATCATGGGCATCGATCCGCCCGAGAAGACCACCGCCCGCCGCCCGATTCAGGCCCAGGCGATCTTCCCGCTCGAGAACCCCGGCATCGTCTCGATTCCCGCCGGCTTCGCCCTCGCCGCCCTCGGCACCCTGCTGGGCCGGCGCCGCGAGGACGACGAGCGCAACTTCGAGGAGATGCAGTACCGCGCCTACACCGGCGCCGGCGTGGACGGCACGGTCGCGGCGCACGACTGA